The following proteins are encoded in a genomic region of Rhodoferax aquaticus:
- a CDS encoding Glu/Leu/Phe/Val family dehydrogenase has translation MPAQHPVPSYLQADNLGPWGNYLQQVDRVIPYLGHLARWAETLKRPKRALIVDVPIQLDNGTVAHFEGYRVQHNTSRGPGKGGVRFHQDVTLSEVMALSAWMSIKNAAVNVPYGGAKGGIRVDPKKLSLGELERMTRRYTSEIGIIIGPTKDIPAPDVNTNEQIMAWMMDTYSMNEGATATGVVTGKPVDLGGSLGRRDATGRGVFTVGVEAARHLGMDVSTARIAVQGFGNVGGVAARLFTETGAKVVAVQDHGGTVYRDSGLDVTALLAHVAKAGTVAGFTQADVLPNAAFWEVDCDILIPAALEQQITVDNAGRIKAKLIIEGANGPTTPAADDILQERGILVLPDVIANAGGVTVSYFEWVQDFSSFFWGEDEINARLVRIMKEAFAAVWQVSQDHKVTLRTATFIVACKRILHARELRGLYP, from the coding sequence ATGCCGGCACAACACCCCGTGCCATCGTATTTGCAAGCCGACAACCTTGGCCCTTGGGGCAACTACTTGCAGCAAGTCGACCGCGTGATTCCTTATCTGGGTCACCTCGCCCGTTGGGCTGAAACGCTTAAGCGCCCCAAGCGCGCCTTGATCGTCGATGTGCCGATTCAATTGGACAACGGCACCGTTGCCCACTTTGAAGGCTACCGCGTACAACACAACACCTCGCGCGGCCCAGGCAAAGGCGGCGTGCGTTTTCACCAAGACGTAACATTGTCCGAAGTGATGGCTTTGTCCGCGTGGATGTCCATTAAAAATGCCGCCGTTAACGTGCCTTACGGCGGTGCCAAGGGCGGCATTCGGGTTGACCCCAAGAAGCTTTCACTCGGTGAGCTTGAGCGTATGACCCGCCGCTATACCAGTGAGATCGGCATCATCATTGGGCCAACCAAAGATATCCCGGCACCTGACGTGAACACCAACGAGCAGATCATGGCGTGGATGATGGATACCTACTCCATGAACGAAGGTGCGACTGCAACCGGAGTGGTAACCGGTAAACCTGTGGATTTGGGTGGTTCCTTGGGCCGCCGCGACGCTACTGGGCGTGGAGTGTTTACCGTGGGGGTTGAGGCAGCGCGCCACCTAGGTATGGACGTATCAACAGCTCGCATAGCGGTGCAAGGTTTCGGTAACGTGGGTGGCGTGGCTGCGCGTTTGTTCACTGAAACCGGCGCAAAAGTGGTCGCTGTCCAAGACCATGGCGGCACAGTGTACCGAGACTCGGGCCTAGACGTAACGGCTCTATTGGCACATGTAGCAAAGGCAGGCACTGTGGCCGGCTTTACACAAGCCGATGTCTTGCCCAACGCCGCTTTTTGGGAGGTCGATTGCGACATCCTGATTCCCGCCGCCCTCGAACAGCAAATTACGGTCGACAACGCCGGCCGTATCAAGGCAAAGCTGATCATTGAAGGTGCCAATGGCCCGACAACGCCGGCCGCCGACGACATACTGCAAGAGCGCGGTATTTTGGTTCTTCCTGACGTCATCGCCAATGCCGGTGGCGTAACCGTTAGCTACTTCGAATGGGTGCAAGATTTCTCCAGCTTCTTCTGGGGCGAAGACGAGATCAACGCACGCTTAGTGCGCATCATGAAAGAGGCTTTTGCAGCCGTGTGGCAGGTTTCGCAAGACCACAAGGTGACCTTACGCACAGCCACCTTCATTGTGGCTTGCAAGCGCATCTTGCACGCACGCGAATTGCGTGGCTTGTACCCCTAA
- a CDS encoding DUF1178 family protein — protein sequence MKVLDLQCGNGHGFEGWFGSEADYIDQKARALVQCPMCSDSQVQKKLSAPRLNFGPRNEGAVPLKAIDSSAGTEGGADPMDALTQAWLDISKHVVATTTDVGSQFAEEARKMHYGEAEERAIRGRASQEETQSLLEEGINVLPLLLPNALKKPLQ from the coding sequence ATGAAGGTCTTGGATTTACAGTGTGGGAACGGGCATGGCTTCGAGGGTTGGTTTGGATCTGAAGCCGACTATATAGATCAAAAGGCTCGTGCGTTGGTGCAGTGCCCGATGTGTAGCGATAGCCAAGTTCAGAAGAAGCTCAGTGCGCCTAGGCTGAATTTTGGCCCGAGAAATGAGGGTGCTGTACCGCTCAAGGCTATAGATAGCTCTGCCGGCACTGAAGGTGGTGCCGATCCAATGGACGCTTTAACCCAAGCCTGGCTAGACATTTCCAAACATGTGGTCGCAACCACAACCGACGTGGGCAGCCAATTCGCCGAAGAAGCCCGCAAGATGCACTACGGCGAAGCTGAAGAGCGCGCCATACGTGGCCGTGCTTCGCAGGAGGAAACCCAGTCCTTGCTGGAAGAAGGCATTAACGTGCTTCCACTACTACTGCCCAATGCATTGAAAAAGCCCTTGCAGTAG
- a CDS encoding NUDIX domain-containing protein — MRDKHLIEVKESTEEILKGRFLHAFRDHVTLPDGARATREYVRHPGAVMVIPLLTDGQGILRVVLERQFRYPVGQVMIEFPAGKLDPGESVIQCAQRELAEETGYRAQEWARAGVMHPVIAYSTEFIDIWFARDLTLGARQLDNGEFLDVFTATPDELLGWCQSGQVTDAKTLTGALWLQNVLAGKWSLEWQACASATA; from the coding sequence ATGCGCGACAAGCACTTAATTGAGGTCAAGGAATCGACAGAAGAGATTCTGAAAGGACGATTTCTCCACGCTTTTCGTGACCATGTAACCCTACCGGATGGTGCGCGCGCTACCCGCGAGTATGTGCGGCATCCTGGCGCCGTGATGGTGATTCCTTTGCTGACCGATGGACAAGGTATTTTGCGTGTCGTGCTGGAGCGGCAGTTCCGTTATCCGGTGGGGCAGGTCATGATTGAGTTCCCTGCTGGTAAGTTAGACCCGGGCGAGAGCGTCATCCAGTGTGCACAACGGGAACTTGCCGAAGAAACAGGTTACCGAGCTCAGGAGTGGGCAAGGGCAGGGGTTATGCATCCGGTGATTGCGTATTCCACCGAGTTCATTGATATCTGGTTTGCCCGTGACTTGACTTTAGGTGCCCGCCAACTCGATAACGGCGAATTTCTGGATGTGTTCACCGCTACGCCAGACGAACTGCTTGGGTGGTGTCAGTCGGGCCAGGTGACAGACGCTAAAACCTTAACGGGCGCACTTTGGTTGCAAAATGTGTTAGCGGGCAAATGGTCGCTTGAGTGGCAGGCCTGCGCGTCGGCTACAGCTTGA
- a CDS encoding DUF2818 family protein yields MTTSLFVSLVVLLALVAANLPFFTNRFLLAFVLSKPKALHIRLLELVIFYFLAGGFGRLLERRVGQIAPQTWEFYAITGTLFLTFAFPGFVYRYLLKRGT; encoded by the coding sequence GTGACTACGTCTTTGTTCGTTAGCCTTGTCGTGCTGTTGGCGTTAGTCGCAGCAAACCTTCCTTTTTTTACCAACAGGTTTTTGCTTGCGTTTGTGCTCTCAAAGCCAAAGGCTTTGCATATTCGTCTGCTAGAGTTGGTGATTTTTTACTTTTTGGCGGGTGGGTTTGGGCGATTGTTGGAGCGCCGTGTGGGTCAAATCGCTCCCCAGACTTGGGAGTTTTATGCGATTACGGGCACCCTGTTCTTGACGTTTGCGTTTCCAGGGTTCGTGTACCGGTACCTGTTGAAACGTGGAACGTGA
- the nuoN gene encoding NADH-quinone oxidoreductase subunit NuoN, with protein MIDKISWFTAFPEIILLVMACFIAIMDLWVKSPQRGLTYAVTVLTLLVVAVVQASYASSGATYYGFGNMVVSDTMGNWLKCFASVAVLVTLVYGRPYAATRDMLRGGELFTLSLFALLGMFVMISGNNFLVIYMGLELLTLSSYALVALRRDNAAATEAAMKYFVLGAMASGFLLYGMSMMYGATGSLDVNEVFKAIASGQIRHQVLVFGVVFIVAGLAFKLGVVPFHMWIPDVYQGAPTAVTLLIGGAPKLAAFAITMRLLVEGMLPMALDWQQMLMVLAVGSLFIGNLAAIAQTNIKRMLAFSTISQMGFVLLGLLSGVVNGNIFSAANAYSSAMFYVITYVLTTLACFGVVLLLSREGFESEEIADLAGLNQRSPLYAGVMAAGMFSLAGIPPMVGFYGKLSVLQALIVSGQPVYLGLAVFAVIMSLIGAFYYLRIVKVMYFDAPITATQVVAGMDVRVTLSINGGLLLVLGVLPGALMALCANSVLQMLGT; from the coding sequence ATGATTGACAAAATCAGTTGGTTCACTGCCTTTCCCGAAATCATCTTGCTGGTGATGGCGTGTTTCATAGCGATCATGGATTTGTGGGTTAAGAGTCCACAACGGGGCCTAACCTACGCGGTTACGGTTTTAACGTTGCTCGTGGTTGCTGTCGTGCAGGCTAGTTATGCAAGTAGCGGTGCTACTTACTACGGCTTCGGCAATATGGTCGTCAGCGACACGATGGGGAATTGGCTCAAGTGTTTTGCATCCGTAGCGGTATTGGTTACTTTGGTGTACGGCCGCCCTTACGCAGCAACTCGAGACATGTTGCGCGGCGGGGAGTTGTTTACGCTGAGCCTATTTGCTTTGCTGGGCATGTTCGTGATGATTTCTGGGAATAATTTTCTGGTTATCTATATGGGCTTGGAGCTACTGACTTTGTCCAGTTATGCATTGGTGGCTCTGCGCAGGGATAACGCTGCTGCCACTGAAGCTGCGATGAAGTATTTTGTGTTGGGTGCAATGGCGTCTGGATTCTTGCTCTATGGGATGTCCATGATGTATGGCGCGACAGGTTCGCTGGACGTCAATGAAGTTTTCAAGGCGATTGCCTCTGGTCAGATTCGCCATCAGGTGCTGGTGTTTGGTGTAGTGTTTATCGTGGCTGGTCTAGCCTTTAAGCTAGGCGTGGTTCCTTTCCATATGTGGATTCCTGATGTCTACCAAGGAGCGCCGACAGCTGTAACTCTATTGATTGGCGGGGCACCTAAGCTTGCTGCATTCGCGATCACTATGCGCCTGCTTGTGGAAGGTATGTTGCCTATGGCGTTGGATTGGCAGCAAATGCTGATGGTGCTGGCGGTCGGGTCTTTATTCATCGGTAATTTGGCTGCCATCGCTCAAACCAATATCAAGCGCATGTTGGCGTTTTCCACCATCTCACAGATGGGTTTTGTCTTGCTTGGTTTGTTGTCCGGTGTGGTCAATGGAAACATTTTCTCTGCTGCAAATGCTTACAGCTCAGCCATGTTCTATGTGATCACTTATGTTTTGACCACATTGGCATGCTTTGGTGTAGTTCTGCTGCTATCACGCGAGGGTTTCGAGAGCGAAGAAATTGCTGACTTGGCGGGTCTCAACCAACGTAGTCCGCTTTACGCTGGTGTTATGGCGGCAGGTATGTTTTCCTTGGCAGGCATTCCCCCTATGGTCGGTTTTTATGGCAAGTTGTCAGTGTTGCAAGCGCTGATCGTGTCAGGTCAGCCGGTTTACTTGGGCTTGGCGGTGTTCGCTGTAATCATGTCATTGATCGGTGCGTTCTACTATTTGCGCATTGTGAAGGTGATGTACTTTGACGCACCCATTACCGCGACCCAAGTGGTTGCTGGTATGGATGTTCGCGTTACCTTGTCAATCAATGGCGGCTTGCTATTGGTCTTGGGTGTTCTTCCTGGCGCCCTGATGGCTTTGTGTGCGAATTCCGTTCTTCAGATGCTGGGCACTTAA
- a CDS encoding NADH-quinone oxidoreductase subunit M, whose amino-acid sequence MGLLSLAIWMPIAFGILLLVVGRDEHATVVRWVALVGALLSFLVTLPLYGQFEIATAAMQFVENVPWIERFNINYHLGVDGISLWFVLLTAFINVIVVIAGWEVITRRVNQYMGAFLILSGLMIGVFCALDGMLFYVFFEATLIPMYLIIGVWGGPNKIYAAFKFFLYTLLGSLLMLVALIYLYAKSGGSFELSVWHDLPLPMNAQTLLFFAFFAAFAVKVPMWPVHTWLPDVHVEAPTGGSAVLAAIMLKLGAYGFLRFSMPIAPDAAHEWAWLMVALSLIAVVYVGLVAMIQQDMKKLVAYSSVAHMGFVTLGFFIFNALGVAGGITQMIAHGFVSAAMFLSIGVLYDRVHSRDISSYGGVVNTMPKFAAFALFFAMANCGLPGTAGFVGEWMVILGAVKFNFWIGLAAASALIFGAAYSLWMFKRVYLGPVANDDVKALVDINAREFLMLALLAIATLCMGIYPKPFTDVMDVSVAEFLKHVAVSKLN is encoded by the coding sequence ATGGGTTTGTTGAGCCTTGCAATTTGGATGCCGATCGCCTTTGGCATATTGCTCTTGGTAGTTGGGCGTGATGAACATGCAACTGTCGTTCGGTGGGTCGCCTTGGTAGGCGCGCTGCTAAGTTTTTTGGTAACGCTGCCTTTGTATGGGCAATTTGAAATCGCTACCGCTGCGATGCAGTTTGTCGAAAACGTCCCATGGATTGAACGTTTCAACATTAATTACCATCTAGGAGTGGATGGTATTTCGCTGTGGTTCGTGCTGCTGACTGCCTTCATTAACGTGATCGTTGTTATAGCAGGTTGGGAAGTCATTACTCGGCGGGTCAATCAGTACATGGGTGCATTCCTAATACTGAGTGGCCTCATGATCGGTGTTTTTTGTGCCCTCGATGGAATGCTGTTCTATGTATTCTTTGAGGCGACACTGATTCCGATGTACCTCATTATTGGGGTGTGGGGTGGACCCAACAAGATCTATGCAGCGTTTAAGTTTTTTCTTTACACCTTATTGGGCTCCCTGCTCATGTTGGTGGCATTGATCTATCTGTACGCTAAGTCTGGTGGCAGTTTTGAATTGTCGGTGTGGCATGACCTCCCATTGCCGATGAATGCCCAGACATTGTTGTTCTTCGCGTTCTTTGCTGCATTCGCGGTCAAGGTACCTATGTGGCCCGTCCATACATGGTTGCCCGATGTACACGTGGAGGCTCCAACAGGTGGATCCGCCGTTCTGGCCGCCATTATGTTGAAGCTTGGCGCCTATGGGTTTTTACGTTTCTCCATGCCGATCGCACCAGATGCAGCCCATGAGTGGGCATGGTTGATGGTGGCGCTGTCATTGATCGCAGTCGTCTACGTTGGACTGGTGGCCATGATCCAGCAAGATATGAAAAAGCTAGTAGCTTACTCTTCAGTGGCTCATATGGGTTTTGTGACCTTGGGTTTCTTCATTTTCAACGCATTAGGCGTCGCTGGTGGTATTACCCAAATGATTGCCCACGGGTTTGTTTCTGCCGCCATGTTTTTGTCGATTGGCGTGCTGTATGACCGCGTACATTCTCGTGACATCTCAAGCTACGGCGGAGTTGTGAACACAATGCCTAAGTTTGCGGCCTTTGCCCTGTTCTTTGCGATGGCGAATTGTGGACTGCCAGGTACCGCTGGATTCGTGGGCGAATGGATGGTGATCTTAGGCGCAGTGAAGTTTAATTTCTGGATTGGCTTGGCAGCAGCCAGTGCCCTAATTTTCGGTGCGGCCTATTCGCTTTGGATGTTTAAGCGCGTGTACCTCGGGCCAGTTGCTAATGATGATGTGAAGGCGCTTGTGGATATCAATGCACGAGAGTTTCTGATGTTAGCGTTATTGGCAATCGCGACACTGTGTATGGGCATTTACCCCAAACCGTTTACTGACGTGATGGACGTTTCTGTGGCCGAGTTTTTGAAGCACGTCGCTGTTTCCAAGTTGAACTGA
- the nuoL gene encoding NADH-quinone oxidoreductase subunit L, which produces MSQTLSSSTLLAVPMAPLLGALFAGVFGTKFGGNHFGRRLCHSLTILGVFIAFVLSAMTLYSVAIDGARFNETLYTWMVVGGIKMEVGFMVDGLTAMMMCVVTFVSLMVHVYTIGYMDEDAGYNRFFAYISLFTFSMLMLVMSNNLLQLFFGWEAVGLVSYLLIGFWFNKPTAIFANMKAFLVNRVGDFGFILGIGLLVAYTGSLNYTEIFGKSAELSATVFPGTDWLLVTVICICLFIGAMGKSAQFPLHVWLPDSMEGPTPISALIHAATMVTAGIFMVSRMSPLFELSDTALNFVLVIGAITALFMGFLGIIQNDIKRVVAYSTLSQLGYMTVALGASAYSVAVFHLMTHAFFKALLFLAAGSVIMGVHHNQDIRWMGGLRKYMPITWVTSLLGSLALIGTPLFSGFYSKDSIIEAVHESHLPAAGFASFAVLAGVFVTAFYSFRMYFLVFHGKERYDQNPDAHDHDHSDHGHSSHGEHKPHESPWVVTLPLVLLAIPSVLIGFLTIDSMLFGEFLKDAIFVDHEKHAAMEELGQAFHGAIAMAIHALSTLPFWLAVAGVATSYYMYMINPAVPAAIKRMAMPIFNLLENKYYLDWINENLLAKGARGLGSVLWKFGDQKLIDGGVVNGSWKLVSRVSGVVRFAQSGYLYHYALAMILGIFVLMTYFVWLK; this is translated from the coding sequence ATGAGTCAAACCCTTTCCTCTTCCACTCTATTGGCTGTTCCCATGGCGCCCTTACTGGGTGCCCTTTTTGCGGGTGTTTTTGGTACAAAGTTTGGTGGCAATCACTTCGGACGACGTCTATGCCACTCCCTTACCATTTTGGGAGTTTTCATCGCCTTCGTGTTGTCCGCAATGACACTGTATTCCGTTGCTATAGATGGCGCTCGGTTTAACGAGACCCTTTATACGTGGATGGTGGTTGGCGGAATCAAGATGGAAGTAGGTTTCATGGTGGATGGGCTGACTGCCATGATGATGTGTGTGGTGACTTTTGTCTCACTCATGGTTCATGTCTACACCATTGGGTATATGGATGAAGATGCCGGTTACAACCGTTTCTTCGCCTATATTTCACTGTTTACGTTTTCAATGCTTATGTTAGTCATGAGCAATAACTTGCTTCAGTTGTTTTTTGGTTGGGAGGCTGTAGGGTTGGTTTCCTATTTGCTGATCGGCTTTTGGTTCAATAAGCCCACGGCCATTTTCGCGAATATGAAAGCGTTTTTGGTGAATCGTGTTGGTGATTTTGGGTTTATCTTGGGAATTGGGCTTCTCGTTGCATACACAGGCAGCCTAAACTACACAGAGATTTTTGGAAAGTCTGCAGAGCTGTCTGCAACTGTCTTCCCTGGCACGGATTGGCTGTTGGTGACAGTGATTTGTATTTGTCTCTTCATTGGTGCAATGGGGAAATCTGCACAGTTTCCACTGCATGTATGGTTGCCTGATTCTATGGAAGGCCCGACTCCGATATCGGCACTGATCCATGCCGCAACCATGGTAACTGCGGGAATATTTATGGTGTCACGCATGTCGCCATTGTTTGAATTGAGTGATACCGCACTTAACTTTGTTTTGGTCATCGGTGCCATTACGGCCTTGTTCATGGGCTTCTTGGGCATTATTCAAAACGACATAAAACGCGTGGTGGCATATTCCACCCTTTCACAGCTGGGCTATATGACGGTAGCCTTGGGGGCATCTGCATATTCAGTGGCAGTGTTCCATTTGATGACCCATGCGTTCTTCAAGGCGTTGCTATTCTTGGCGGCAGGTTCAGTGATCATGGGAGTCCACCACAACCAAGACATACGCTGGATGGGCGGACTTCGTAAGTACATGCCGATCACATGGGTTACCTCACTGTTGGGGTCGCTAGCGCTGATTGGAACGCCTCTTTTTTCTGGCTTTTACTCTAAAGATAGCATTATCGAAGCAGTCCATGAGAGCCATTTACCAGCCGCTGGATTCGCCTCATTTGCCGTGCTGGCGGGGGTATTTGTTACTGCCTTCTATTCGTTTCGGATGTACTTTTTGGTTTTCCATGGCAAAGAGCGATACGACCAGAACCCTGACGCGCACGACCATGACCACTCGGACCATGGGCACTCCAGCCATGGGGAGCACAAGCCACATGAATCCCCATGGGTTGTAACTTTGCCTTTGGTCTTGCTGGCCATTCCTTCTGTGCTAATCGGGTTTTTAACCATTGACTCCATGCTGTTCGGTGAATTTCTCAAAGACGCCATCTTTGTAGATCACGAGAAACATGCCGCTATGGAGGAGTTGGGCCAGGCCTTCCACGGAGCTATCGCAATGGCTATCCATGCGCTGAGTACCTTGCCGTTTTGGCTTGCTGTGGCCGGTGTTGCGACCTCTTATTACATGTACATGATCAATCCAGCTGTACCTGCAGCGATCAAGCGCATGGCAATGCCCATCTTCAATTTGCTCGAGAACAAGTACTACCTGGATTGGATCAATGAAAACCTTTTGGCAAAGGGCGCCAGAGGCCTAGGCAGCGTGTTGTGGAAATTTGGTGACCAAAAACTCATTGATGGAGGAGTTGTCAATGGGTCGTGGAAGCTGGTGTCTCGTGTGTCTGGGGTTGTACGGTTCGCGCAGAGTGGTTACCTATATCACTACGCCTTGGCAATGATTCTGGGAATCTTTGTTTTGATGACGTATTTTGTTTGGCTCAAGTAG
- the nuoK gene encoding NADH-quinone oxidoreductase subunit NuoK: MTLTLGHFLSLGAMLFALSVVGIFLNRRNLIVLLMAIELMLLAVNTNFIAFSHYLNDMHGQIFVFFILTVAAAESAIGLAILVLLFRNKSSISVDELNTLKG, from the coding sequence ATGACATTAACACTAGGCCACTTTTTGTCTTTGGGTGCAATGCTGTTTGCACTTTCAGTCGTTGGTATTTTCTTAAACCGGCGCAACCTCATCGTATTACTAATGGCTATCGAGCTCATGTTACTGGCGGTGAACACGAACTTCATAGCGTTTTCCCATTACCTCAATGACATGCATGGGCAGATTTTTGTGTTCTTCATATTGACGGTCGCTGCAGCTGAATCCGCAATTGGATTGGCAATTCTGGTGCTCCTATTTAGAAATAAGTCCAGCATTAGCGTGGACGAACTCAATACGCTTAAGGGTTAA
- a CDS encoding NADH-quinone oxidoreductase subunit J — protein MNVTTGLFYIFSTVLLLAAFRVITARNPVHAALFLVLTFFQAAMIWMLLKAEFLSITLVLVYVGAVMVLFLFVVMMMDINVENLRIGFWRHFPLAALIGVVIALEMTAVLMGGFRVADVAPSPEVTNLPNTKQLGILLFTEYVYPLEVAAAILLVAMIAAIALTLRARKDSKYVNPGDQVRVRSKDRMTVVKMSATKIAPESENMAEGAGTKS, from the coding sequence ATGAATGTCACCACTGGCCTGTTTTATATCTTTTCGACCGTACTGCTCTTAGCTGCATTTAGGGTTATTACGGCCCGTAACCCTGTGCACGCAGCGCTCTTTCTGGTTCTCACGTTCTTTCAAGCAGCCATGATTTGGATGCTGTTAAAGGCAGAGTTTCTCTCCATTACATTGGTACTTGTGTATGTGGGGGCAGTCATGGTTCTGTTCTTGTTCGTTGTCATGATGATGGACATCAACGTCGAGAACTTGCGCATTGGCTTTTGGCGGCACTTTCCCCTGGCTGCGTTGATTGGCGTCGTGATCGCTTTAGAGATGACGGCTGTATTAATGGGTGGCTTTAGGGTTGCGGATGTTGCCCCGAGTCCAGAAGTAACCAATCTACCAAATACAAAACAACTCGGAATTTTGTTGTTCACCGAGTATGTGTATCCGCTTGAAGTTGCCGCCGCTATTCTTTTGGTTGCAATGATTGCTGCTATCGCTCTTACTCTACGAGCGCGGAAAGATAGCAAGTACGTTAATCCAGGTGACCAAGTTCGTGTACGGTCGAAGGACCGCATGACTGTGGTCAAAATGTCTGCTACAAAAATAGCGCCCGAATCTGAAAACATGGCTGAAGGCGCTGGGACCAAATCATGA
- the nuoI gene encoding NADH-quinone oxidoreductase subunit NuoI: MSLNAPARARSAFSIKDFLYSFLLLELFKGLALTGRYAFRRKVTVQFPEEKTPLSPRFRGLHALRRYENGEERCIACKLCEAVCPAMAITIESDVRADGSRRTTRYDIDLTKCIFCGFCEESCPVDSIVETHILEYHGEKRGDLYFTKEMLLAVGDKYESEIAANKLADAKYR, from the coding sequence ATGTCATTGAACGCTCCTGCACGCGCGCGTAGCGCCTTTTCCATTAAAGATTTTTTATATAGTTTTTTGTTGCTTGAGTTGTTCAAGGGACTTGCGTTGACGGGGCGCTATGCCTTTAGACGCAAAGTCACTGTTCAGTTTCCAGAAGAAAAAACCCCACTATCACCGCGTTTCCGTGGCTTGCATGCTCTACGCAGGTATGAAAATGGGGAAGAACGTTGTATTGCATGTAAGCTCTGCGAAGCCGTATGTCCGGCGATGGCAATTACGATTGAATCGGACGTCAGGGCGGATGGTTCTCGTCGTACAACACGGTACGACATTGACCTGACGAAGTGTATTTTTTGCGGCTTCTGCGAGGAGAGCTGCCCCGTTGACTCTATTGTCGAAACTCATATTTTGGAGTATCACGGTGAAAAGAGAGGGGACCTGTACTTCACAAAAGAGATGTTGCTGGCTGTAGGGGATAAGTACGAATCCGAAATTGCGGCCAACAAATTGGCTGATGCCAAATACCGCTGA
- the nuoH gene encoding NADH-quinone oxidoreductase subunit NuoH translates to MIDAVFAAGLGLFESAWWQSLAWPIFWTLLKIVVVVLPLMGAVAYLTLWERKFLGWMQVRVGPNRVGPWGLLQPIADALKLLTKEILVPTAANRALFFIGPILTIMPAMAAWAVVPFGPDVALGNINAGLLFIMAITSMEVYGVVIAGWASNSKYAFLGALRASAQMVSYEIAMGFCLVIVLMVSGSMNLTEIVQGQGKGYFADQGLGFASWNWLPLLPVFVVYVISGMAETNRHPFDVVEGEAEIVAGHMVEYSGMSYAMFYLAEYANMWLISILAALMFLGGWLSPVAFLDWIPGWIWLGLKTCFVVSLFIWVRATFPRFRYDQIMRLGWKVFIPVMLFWLVVVGAWMQTSFNIWK, encoded by the coding sequence ATGATTGACGCAGTTTTTGCTGCTGGTTTGGGCTTGTTCGAAAGCGCTTGGTGGCAGTCCTTAGCGTGGCCCATATTTTGGACACTATTAAAAATAGTTGTTGTGGTGCTTCCATTGATGGGAGCTGTTGCTTATCTGACCCTCTGGGAGCGTAAGTTCTTAGGTTGGATGCAGGTGCGAGTGGGGCCAAATCGTGTCGGTCCTTGGGGCCTTTTGCAGCCCATTGCTGATGCATTGAAACTGTTGACGAAAGAAATACTGGTACCAACGGCTGCCAATCGTGCATTGTTCTTTATTGGTCCGATTTTGACGATCATGCCTGCGATGGCCGCTTGGGCGGTTGTTCCATTTGGCCCGGATGTTGCCTTGGGCAACATTAACGCTGGACTGCTATTCATAATGGCGATCACCTCCATGGAGGTCTATGGTGTCGTCATTGCAGGATGGGCTTCCAACTCGAAGTACGCATTTCTGGGGGCGTTGCGTGCGTCGGCTCAGATGGTTAGCTATGAAATTGCCATGGGATTTTGCTTGGTTATCGTGTTGATGGTTTCAGGCAGCATGAACCTCACTGAGATAGTGCAGGGTCAAGGCAAGGGCTATTTTGCGGATCAAGGACTGGGGTTTGCTTCTTGGAACTGGTTGCCTTTATTGCCAGTGTTCGTTGTCTACGTGATATCGGGTATGGCGGAAACTAACCGGCATCCTTTTGACGTAGTCGAGGGCGAGGCGGAGATTGTTGCCGGACATATGGTTGAGTACTCAGGCATGTCCTATGCCATGTTTTACTTAGCAGAGTATGCAAATATGTGGCTGATCTCGATTCTTGCTGCACTGATGTTTTTGGGTGGATGGTTATCACCGGTTGCCTTCTTGGATTGGATACCTGGCTGGATTTGGCTCGGACTGAAGACATGCTTTGTGGTTAGCCTGTTTATCTGGGTGCGTGCAACATTTCCTAGGTTCCGCTATGACCAAATCATGCGCTTGGGATGGAAAGTCTTTATCCCTGTGATGTTGTTTTGGCTAGTAGTGGTAGGTGCTTGGATGCAAACATCTTTTAATATTTGGAAATAG